In Edaphobacter paludis, a single window of DNA contains:
- a CDS encoding TldD/PmbA family protein produces MHAEQIASDLKVLASHVLAKALKAGATDAEAVVYEGDEFSALVRLGQVETLKESGSRAIGLRVFVGQRTASTSSSDFSAESIKRLVDGAITLAKITSEDPFAGLPEADEFGQVEGDQGLYFEDVNEMPPAERIETARRVEAAAMDYDTRIQNSGGGDFDTATSHKILVNSRGFVGEYRRSYCGFSAMPIAVDEKGGMQRNYWYSAARTTRKLESPEEIGHEAARRTLARLGARQVKTQKAPVVFSPEIARSIIGNIFEAANGDSIYRNASFFCDQLGQQVAGENITVVDDGTMIFDGIGGFGTSPFDGEGLPTRRTVLIENGILKNYVLNTYTARKLGMKSTGNASRGLAGNPGIGAGNFYLEPGTLTPEQLIGDVKNGLYVTETMGFGVNLVTGDYSQGASGMWIENGELAYPVEEITIAGNLKDMYKNIVAIGNDLVFRGSSAAPTIRIEGMTIAGA; encoded by the coding sequence TTGCACGCTGAACAAATTGCTTCCGACCTGAAAGTCCTCGCCTCCCACGTTCTCGCCAAGGCCCTCAAAGCCGGGGCGACCGACGCTGAAGCTGTCGTCTACGAGGGCGACGAGTTCTCTGCGCTGGTACGTCTGGGGCAGGTCGAGACGCTGAAGGAATCGGGCTCGCGTGCCATTGGGCTGCGCGTCTTTGTTGGCCAGAGAACGGCGAGCACATCGTCGTCAGATTTCTCCGCAGAGTCCATTAAGCGGCTGGTTGATGGAGCCATCACGCTGGCGAAGATCACCAGCGAAGATCCATTTGCGGGACTGCCTGAGGCCGATGAATTCGGCCAGGTCGAGGGCGATCAGGGTCTTTATTTTGAAGACGTCAACGAGATGCCTCCGGCAGAGCGGATCGAGACAGCGCGCCGGGTTGAGGCCGCGGCGATGGATTATGACACCCGCATTCAGAACTCCGGCGGCGGCGACTTCGACACCGCGACCTCGCACAAGATTCTCGTCAACTCGCGGGGCTTCGTTGGCGAGTACCGCCGGTCGTACTGCGGCTTCTCGGCGATGCCCATCGCGGTCGATGAGAAGGGCGGGATGCAGCGGAATTACTGGTACTCGGCTGCGCGGACGACGCGCAAGCTCGAATCTCCGGAAGAGATCGGCCACGAGGCTGCTCGGCGGACTCTTGCCCGGCTCGGTGCGCGGCAGGTGAAGACGCAGAAGGCCCCTGTGGTGTTTTCGCCGGAGATTGCGCGGTCGATCATCGGCAATATCTTCGAGGCGGCGAATGGCGACTCCATCTATCGCAATGCCAGCTTCTTTTGCGATCAGCTTGGGCAGCAGGTTGCGGGGGAGAACATTACTGTCGTCGATGACGGCACCATGATCTTTGATGGTATCGGCGGCTTCGGAACATCTCCGTTTGATGGTGAGGGTTTGCCGACGCGGAGAACTGTCCTGATCGAAAACGGCATTCTGAAGAACTACGTTTTGAACACCTACACTGCCAGGAAGCTGGGCATGAAGTCCACCGGCAACGCCTCACGGGGGCTTGCGGGAAATCCGGGCATCGGTGCGGGGAACTTCTATCTCGAGCCCGGCACGCTGACTCCCGAGCAACTGATCGGCGATGTGAAGAACGGCCTTTACGTTACTGAGACCATGGGATTCGGCGTGAACCTTGTCACTGGCGACTACTCGCAGGGGGCGAGTGGCATGTGGATTGAGAACGGCGAGCTGGCTTATCCGGTTGAGGAGATTACCATCGCGGGCAATCTCAAGGACATGTACAAGAACATCGTTGCAATTGGCAACGACCTTGTCTTCCGCGGATCGAGTGCTGCGCCGACCATTCGCATCGAAGGCATGACCATCGCTGGAGCCTAA
- the tldD gene encoding metalloprotease TldD, with amino-acid sequence MTTPTPDHKRYFIEKLGISERLMERCLGEALSAGGEYADLYFESVTSTSLGIDESLVKSASQGISVGCGIRVLSGERTGFAYTDDLSSERLLKAARTAALIASGPAKQLAHGFTHTETPTLYPVAGATSDAEISEKLKLIQRADKAARAYDSRIVQVRAGFNDELRRILVAASDGTFASDTQPLARLNVFVIAKDGVNTARGTSGGGGRVALDFFEGKKSPEFFAREAARTAMLQLGAVDAPAGEMEVVLGPGWPGVLLHEAVGHGLEADFNRKGTSAFSGLIGQQVASSKVTVVDNGTMPNRRGSLNVDDEGTPTQENVLIENGILKGYLTDKLSARLMGTKSTGSGRRESYQAITMPRMTNTYMLNGDDMPEDIIKSVKRGLYAVNFGGGQVDITNGKFVFSASEAYLIEDGKVTQPVKGATLIGNGPEALKYVSMVGNDLALDEGIGTCGKNGQSVPVGVGMPTVKLDRMTVGGTGG; translated from the coding sequence ATGACAACCCCCACTCCAGATCACAAGCGCTACTTCATCGAAAAGCTGGGCATCTCCGAACGCCTGATGGAACGCTGCCTGGGGGAGGCTCTCTCTGCGGGGGGAGAGTACGCAGACCTTTATTTTGAGTCAGTTACCTCAACATCTCTGGGCATAGACGAGTCGCTTGTCAAGTCCGCCAGCCAAGGCATTAGTGTAGGCTGCGGCATCCGAGTCCTCTCAGGCGAGCGCACCGGCTTCGCCTACACCGACGACCTTTCGAGCGAGCGTCTGCTTAAAGCTGCCCGCACCGCGGCCCTCATCGCCAGCGGCCCGGCAAAACAACTTGCGCACGGTTTCACGCACACCGAGACGCCTACGCTCTACCCTGTTGCCGGAGCCACCTCCGACGCGGAGATCTCCGAGAAGCTCAAGCTGATCCAGCGCGCCGACAAGGCCGCCCGCGCGTACGACTCGCGCATCGTCCAGGTCCGCGCCGGCTTCAACGACGAGCTGCGCCGCATCCTTGTTGCTGCCTCCGACGGCACCTTTGCCAGCGACACTCAGCCTCTTGCTCGTCTTAACGTCTTTGTGATCGCGAAAGATGGAGTTAATACCGCACGAGGTACCAGCGGTGGCGGAGGACGCGTCGCCCTTGATTTCTTTGAAGGCAAAAAGAGCCCCGAGTTTTTTGCCCGCGAGGCTGCCCGTACCGCGATGCTTCAGCTTGGAGCAGTGGACGCGCCCGCAGGCGAGATGGAAGTTGTTCTCGGTCCCGGCTGGCCCGGCGTTTTACTGCATGAAGCCGTAGGTCATGGACTCGAAGCCGACTTCAACCGCAAAGGAACATCCGCCTTTAGCGGTCTCATCGGCCAGCAGGTCGCGTCGTCTAAGGTGACGGTGGTCGATAACGGCACCATGCCGAACCGTCGCGGGTCTTTGAATGTAGATGACGAAGGCACGCCGACGCAGGAGAATGTGCTGATCGAAAACGGCATCCTCAAGGGGTACCTGACCGACAAGCTCAGCGCCCGGCTGATGGGCACGAAGAGCACAGGCAGCGGACGCCGCGAGAGCTATCAGGCGATCACCATGCCGCGCATGACCAACACCTACATGCTCAATGGCGACGACATGCCCGAGGACATCATCAAGAGCGTGAAGCGCGGTCTTTATGCGGTCAACTTCGGCGGCGGCCAGGTGGACATCACCAACGGCAAGTTCGTCTTCTCGGCCAGCGAAGCGTACCTCATCGAAGACGGCAAGGTAACGCAGCCGGTCAAAGGCGCGACGCTGATCGGCAACGGCCCCGAGGCACTGAAGTATGTGTCGATGGTCGGCAATGATCTTGCCCTGGATGAAGGTATCGGCACCTGCGGCAAGAATGGCCAAAGCGTCCCGGTCGGCGTAGGCATGCCCACCGTAAAGCTCGACCGCATGACGGTCGGCGGCACTGGCGGATAA
- a CDS encoding glycoside hydrolase domain-containing protein, translating into MRPLISNLAILALAALVGAHTPAAAQPPRATHTYLGFDLNNYPGDEALPTLRQHFAFAGYWLNNPPGEQQNPWQGKREALLRQGFGFLVLFNGRLDAEIVKAQKAGTAPAALGKNDAIAAIAAAHRERFPSGAILFLDQEEGGRLLAEQADYLFAWTEAVAHSGFRPGVYASGQAVNEGHGHTITTAQDIRSHVATQHLHEIALWVAQDACPPSNGCTLQPPPLAASGTPEAMVWQYAQSPRRNSITAACAQSYAADGNCHAPGLPGLFIDLNTSASPDPSHGR; encoded by the coding sequence ATGCGACCTCTGATAAGTAATCTCGCTATCCTGGCCCTCGCTGCTCTCGTCGGAGCCCATACGCCCGCAGCCGCGCAGCCGCCGCGCGCGACGCATACTTATCTCGGCTTCGATCTCAACAACTACCCCGGTGATGAAGCTCTACCCACGCTGAGGCAGCACTTTGCCTTCGCCGGATACTGGCTCAACAATCCACCCGGCGAGCAGCAGAACCCGTGGCAAGGCAAGCGTGAAGCGCTCCTGCGTCAAGGCTTCGGTTTCCTTGTGCTCTTCAACGGACGGCTCGATGCGGAGATCGTGAAAGCGCAGAAGGCAGGCACAGCCCCTGCGGCTCTAGGAAAAAACGACGCCATTGCTGCTATTGCTGCGGCTCATCGCGAACGTTTCCCCAGCGGAGCCATCCTCTTCCTCGATCAGGAAGAAGGCGGTCGCCTGCTGGCGGAGCAGGCGGACTATCTCTTCGCCTGGACTGAGGCTGTGGCTCACTCGGGCTTCCGTCCTGGCGTCTACGCCAGCGGCCAGGCAGTCAACGAGGGCCATGGCCACACCATCACCACTGCTCAGGACATCCGCAGCCACGTCGCCACTCAGCATCTCCACGAGATAGCTCTCTGGGTTGCGCAGGATGCCTGCCCGCCATCGAACGGCTGCACCCTGCAACCCCCGCCGCTGGCAGCCAGCGGAACGCCGGAGGCCATGGTCTGGCAATATGCCCAGTCTCCCCGCCGCAACTCCATCACCGCAGCCTGCGCCCAGAGCTATGCTGCTGACGGTAATTGTCATGCTCCGGGCCTGCCCGGTCTCTTCATCGATCTCAACACCTCCGCTTCACCTGATCCATCGCACGGTCGTTGA
- a CDS encoding YfiT family bacillithiol transferase → MSQSELDPRYPIGKFVKPPAITPDDRLDAIRTLAELPEMLRNAVDGLDTAQLSTPYREGGWLVRQVVHHVADSHMNAFTRLRLALTEDWPTIKPYDQNAWAKLRDYAAPTEWSLELVESLHARWVMLLQSLGEEQWQRGFRHPENGPMTVEVMTLLYAWHSMHHVAHITHLRAKEGW, encoded by the coding sequence ATGTCCCAGAGTGAGCTTGATCCGAGATATCCGATTGGCAAATTTGTGAAGCCGCCGGCCATCACACCGGATGACCGGCTGGACGCGATCAGGACACTCGCGGAGTTGCCGGAGATGTTGCGCAACGCTGTGGACGGCCTCGATACCGCGCAACTGAGCACCCCGTATCGCGAAGGCGGATGGCTGGTGCGTCAGGTGGTACACCATGTCGCGGACAGCCACATGAACGCATTTACCCGGCTGCGGCTGGCTCTGACCGAGGACTGGCCCACGATAAAGCCTTATGACCAAAATGCCTGGGCAAAGTTGCGCGACTATGCTGCCCCCACGGAGTGGTCGCTCGAACTGGTGGAGAGCCTTCATGCGCGATGGGTAATGCTGCTGCAATCGCTGGGCGAGGAGCAGTGGCAACGCGGATTCCGGCATCCGGAAAATGGCCCCATGACGGTCGAAGTCATGACGCTGTTGTATGCGTGGCACTCGATGCATCATGTGGCACACATTACGCATCTGCGGGCGAAGGAAGGCTGGTAG
- a CDS encoding BrnT family toxin has protein sequence MAFDWDQGNLTHIAAHGIKPEEAEEAILDDPIDVLEQEHEDEVRLMQIGITKRMRVLIIVTTWRDDLLRVVTAYDAPPNMRDYFFAERRDHHG, from the coding sequence ATGGCATTCGATTGGGATCAAGGGAATTTGACGCACATTGCAGCGCACGGAATTAAGCCGGAGGAAGCAGAAGAAGCCATTCTTGACGATCCGATCGATGTCCTCGAACAAGAGCATGAGGATGAAGTTCGGCTGATGCAGATCGGTATAACAAAGCGAATGCGAGTACTGATCATCGTGACGACATGGCGAGACGATCTTCTTCGAGTTGTTACAGCTTACGATGCCCCACCAAATATGCGCGATTACTTCTTTGCGGAGAGGAGAGACCATCATGGTTGA
- a CDS encoding zinc ribbon domain-containing protein produces the protein MPLYEYECTACHRRTEKIQKFSDPEITVCPYCNGHLERVISAPAVSFKGGGWYADGYGNAKPKSNGESKGGSDGKSSDSASKPASDSGAAAKSSPAPAAAVPAPASSAPASSASGSNGK, from the coding sequence ATGCCGCTCTACGAATACGAATGCACTGCCTGCCATCGCCGCACCGAGAAAATACAGAAGTTTTCCGATCCCGAGATCACCGTCTGCCCCTACTGCAATGGGCATCTGGAGCGCGTCATCTCCGCGCCTGCCGTCTCCTTCAAGGGTGGCGGATGGTATGCCGATGGCTACGGCAACGCGAAGCCCAAATCGAACGGCGAAAGCAAAGGCGGCTCGGATGGAAAGTCATCTGACTCCGCCAGCAAGCCAGCCTCTGATTCGGGCGCGGCGGCTAAAAGCAGCCCTGCCCCCGCAGCCGCTGTGCCTGCACCGGCATCGTCGGCCCCGGCCTCTTCGGCATCGGGGAGCAATGGTAAATAG
- a CDS encoding DUF6496 domain-containing protein, protein MATKKAAKKSATKKSAAKKAPSKKTASKKTASKKTPSKKTASKKTSTKKAATKKSASKKSSAKKSSSRRKYGPAAGKSVEREMKAMKQGKLKSGRSGKKVTNPKQAIAIGLSEARKSGAKVPKKKS, encoded by the coding sequence ATGGCAACGAAAAAGGCAGCTAAGAAATCGGCGACTAAAAAGTCAGCAGCGAAGAAAGCCCCCAGCAAGAAAACCGCTTCCAAGAAAACCGCAAGCAAGAAGACACCGAGCAAGAAGACTGCAAGTAAGAAGACCAGTACGAAAAAAGCTGCAACAAAAAAGAGTGCAAGCAAAAAGTCGTCCGCCAAAAAGAGCAGCTCCCGTCGGAAATATGGACCAGCAGCCGGCAAGAGCGTCGAGCGCGAGATGAAAGCCATGAAGCAGGGCAAGCTCAAGAGCGGCCGCAGCGGCAAGAAGGTCACGAACCCAAAACAGGCCATCGCCATCGGCTTGTCCGAAGCGCGCAAGTCCGGCGCAAAGGTTCCGAAGAAGAAGAGCTGA
- the gatB gene encoding Asp-tRNA(Asn)/Glu-tRNA(Gln) amidotransferase subunit GatB, whose amino-acid sequence MPTATALSPEILAKYQPVIGLEVHVQLLTASKAFCGCVNQYGGDPNAHVCPTCLGLPGALPVLNRKAVEFAVLAAKAINCEIRETSIFSRKNYFYPDSPKGYQISQFDKPIAEHGWIDVPDASGASKRIGVTRLHMEEDAGKSVHDGFADSVSKTYIDLNRCGTPLVEIVSEPDLRTADEVFEYLTKLKEILLYTGVSDCNMEEGSLRCDANVSVMLKGAKEFGTKAEVKNVNSFRYIRAAVEYEIERQIGVIEDGGRVVQESRLWNSAEGRTFSMRSKEQAHDYRYFPEPDLPPLVVGAEWQAEILKSLPELPEARRARMIAEYEISDQDAATLTATRAFADRFETAAKKAKSPKRVAALLTSELTMRLRLANLELDQSPVSMDGVVMAADLAESGELSSKMLKQLLDTCFEKNEDFAAVYDREKPQQISDASAIEKMIDEVIAANPKQVEQYRGGKKTVSAFFVGQVMRLSKGQANPVLLNELVVKKLDS is encoded by the coding sequence ATGCCTACCGCCACCGCACTTTCGCCAGAGATTCTCGCCAAGTATCAGCCCGTCATCGGGCTGGAGGTCCACGTTCAGCTTCTGACCGCCTCGAAGGCCTTCTGCGGCTGCGTGAATCAATATGGCGGCGACCCCAATGCTCACGTCTGCCCCACCTGCCTGGGGCTCCCCGGTGCGCTTCCGGTGCTTAATCGCAAGGCGGTAGAGTTCGCCGTGCTCGCAGCCAAGGCGATCAACTGCGAGATTCGCGAGACCAGCATCTTCTCGCGAAAGAACTACTTCTATCCTGATTCTCCAAAGGGCTACCAGATCTCACAGTTCGACAAGCCTATCGCCGAACATGGCTGGATCGATGTTCCCGATGCGAGCGGCGCGTCGAAGCGCATCGGCGTGACCCGCCTGCACATGGAAGAGGATGCCGGAAAGAGCGTGCATGACGGCTTCGCCGATTCAGTGTCGAAGACCTACATCGACCTGAACCGCTGCGGTACGCCGCTGGTGGAAATCGTCAGCGAGCCCGACCTGCGCACCGCCGACGAGGTCTTCGAGTACCTGACGAAGCTGAAGGAGATTCTCCTCTACACCGGCGTGAGCGACTGCAACATGGAAGAAGGCTCGCTCCGCTGCGATGCGAACGTGAGCGTCATGCTCAAGGGCGCGAAGGAGTTCGGCACCAAGGCCGAGGTCAAGAACGTCAACAGCTTCCGCTACATTCGCGCGGCGGTGGAGTACGAGATCGAGCGCCAGATCGGCGTGATCGAAGACGGCGGCCGCGTCGTGCAGGAGTCGCGCCTCTGGAACAGCGCCGAAGGTCGAACGTTCTCGATGCGCTCGAAGGAGCAGGCCCACGACTACCGTTACTTTCCTGAGCCGGACCTGCCGCCGCTGGTCGTAGGCGCAGAGTGGCAAGCCGAAATTCTGAAGTCCCTGCCGGAGCTGCCCGAGGCCCGCCGCGCGCGCATGATCGCCGAGTACGAGATCAGCGATCAGGATGCCGCAACCCTCACCGCAACCCGCGCCTTCGCCGACCGGTTCGAGACAGCAGCAAAGAAAGCGAAGAGCCCCAAGCGCGTAGCGGCTCTGCTGACCAGCGAGCTGACTATGCGCCTCCGTCTAGCCAACCTCGAACTCGATCAGTCTCCCGTCTCCATGGACGGAGTTGTCATGGCGGCCGATCTCGCTGAGTCAGGTGAACTGTCGAGCAAGATGCTTAAGCAGCTTCTCGATACCTGCTTTGAAAAGAACGAAGACTTCGCCGCCGTCTATGACCGCGAGAAGCCGCAGCAGATCTCCGACGCCTCGGCCATCGAAAAGATGATCGACGAGGTAATCGCCGCAAATCCCAAGCAGGTAGAGCAGTATCGCGGTGGCAAGAAGACAGTCTCTGCGTTCTTCGTTGGCCAGGTCATGCGCCTGTCTAAGGGACAAGCCAATCCCGTACTGCTCAATGAACTCGTCGTAAAGAAGCTCGACAGCTAG
- a CDS encoding formate/nitrite transporter family protein: protein MPFRLRPHQPEPAAAPNEAQKNLERPSAQDIYEQVANNARQELGRSSVALAISGLAGGIFMGLSGLGNAIVIALLTTPGAAPTNATLFIAKMFYPLGFIVVILGRSQLFTENTLYPVALVLAEKKHFWKTMRLWGVVLPSNVLGALAFAAIAGLTGALRADMVSALAQLGVEALHHPAQTIFWSGVMGGWIIATVAWLVSGSHSITGSVMIIWMLAFVVGLGNFAHCIAASGEILTAVLTGHASLTAFLSWLGLAVAGNICGGVGMVTLLEYGQVIYGKDAESEALPPEPEAPTSTSVTK, encoded by the coding sequence ATGCCCTTTCGCTTACGCCCTCACCAGCCTGAACCTGCAGCCGCTCCCAATGAAGCGCAAAAGAACCTCGAGCGGCCCAGCGCGCAGGACATCTACGAGCAGGTGGCGAACAATGCGCGCCAGGAACTGGGCCGCTCCAGCGTGGCGCTTGCCATCTCCGGGCTGGCGGGCGGCATCTTCATGGGGCTGTCGGGACTTGGGAATGCGATCGTCATCGCGCTGCTGACTACTCCGGGCGCCGCACCGACGAATGCCACGCTGTTTATAGCGAAGATGTTTTACCCGCTGGGGTTCATCGTGGTGATCCTCGGGCGCTCGCAGCTTTTTACAGAAAACACTCTCTACCCCGTCGCTCTTGTGCTGGCTGAGAAGAAGCACTTCTGGAAGACGATGCGGCTCTGGGGCGTGGTGCTTCCCTCAAACGTGTTGGGAGCATTGGCCTTCGCCGCCATCGCCGGGCTTACGGGCGCGCTTCGTGCCGATATGGTCAGCGCATTGGCTCAGCTAGGCGTTGAAGCGCTGCACCATCCGGCGCAGACCATCTTCTGGAGCGGCGTAATGGGCGGCTGGATCATCGCCACCGTAGCGTGGCTGGTCTCCGGATCGCACTCGATCACCGGCTCGGTGATGATTATCTGGATGCTGGCCTTTGTGGTTGGTCTCGGCAACTTCGCTCACTGCATCGCGGCCAGCGGCGAGATTCTTACCGCTGTGCTCACCGGGCACGCGTCTTTGACCGCTTTTCTGAGCTGGCTTGGACTGGCGGTGGCGGGCAATATCTGCGGCGGCGTGGGCATGGTGACGCTGCTCGAATATGGCCAGGTAATCTATGGCAAAGATGCCGAGTCCGAGGCGCTTCCACCCGAACCAGAGGCTCCCACATCCACATCGGTGACGAAATAA
- a CDS encoding substrate-binding domain-containing protein, whose product MALFVAAFPLLTGCTRHSKKEHYYLVATNINLPYWKTAADGFQAAALQYGVTAEVWGPTTFDPQDEVTEFHTVAARKPAGILVSVANAALMQPEIDAAITAGIPVITVDSDAPASHRLYFIGTNNLEAGRLGGARVTAQLNGKGNVVFFTIADQPNLEERLKGYKDVFASSPGIKIVDVFDMKGNSGLAMDKAQEYLAKTGKDKIDAMICLEASAGKDVGEAYKRANAKDRLLVAMDVDSATLDLVKDGTIDSTISQKPYTMAFLGLKGLDDVHHYPVKPLTGDYWLDPFSPFPAFIDTGVSLIDKTNVDTLVDRTKKMGSQ is encoded by the coding sequence TTGGCACTTTTCGTGGCGGCATTTCCTCTGCTTACGGGATGCACCAGGCACAGCAAGAAGGAGCATTACTACCTGGTAGCAACCAACATCAACCTGCCCTACTGGAAGACGGCGGCAGACGGGTTTCAGGCGGCCGCGCTTCAATATGGTGTTACAGCCGAGGTCTGGGGGCCAACCACGTTCGATCCTCAAGACGAGGTAACTGAATTTCACACGGTGGCGGCCCGAAAGCCCGCGGGGATACTGGTCTCCGTCGCCAATGCGGCCTTAATGCAACCTGAGATCGATGCGGCGATTACCGCAGGAATCCCAGTGATCACTGTCGATTCGGACGCGCCCGCCAGCCACCGGCTGTACTTTATCGGGACCAACAATCTGGAGGCTGGCCGCTTGGGCGGTGCGCGGGTCACGGCACAACTAAACGGCAAAGGGAATGTGGTCTTCTTCACCATCGCCGACCAGCCGAACCTCGAAGAGCGGCTGAAGGGCTACAAAGATGTGTTCGCAAGCTCTCCCGGAATCAAGATTGTCGACGTCTTCGACATGAAGGGCAACTCCGGCCTGGCCATGGACAAGGCGCAGGAATACCTCGCCAAGACAGGCAAAGACAAGATTGACGCGATGATCTGCCTGGAGGCTTCGGCAGGCAAAGACGTCGGTGAGGCCTACAAGCGGGCCAACGCAAAAGATCGCCTGCTGGTCGCGATGGACGTGGACAGCGCTACGCTGGACTTGGTGAAGGATGGAACGATCGACTCGACCATCTCCCAGAAGCCCTACACGATGGCCTTTCTCGGATTGAAAGGGCTGGACGACGTTCACCACTATCCAGTCAAGCCGCTGACCGGAGACTATTGGCTAGACCCCTTCTCTCCCTTTCCGGCGTTCATCGACACGGGAGTATCGCTTATCGATAAAACCAACGTGGACACTCTTGTAGACAGGACCAAAAAGATGGGGTCCCAGTAG
- a CDS encoding zinc-dependent alcohol dehydrogenase family protein: MSAEIGKTAKIVRFHQTGGAEVLQLDELAVPEPGEGEVRLRVKAIGLNRAEVMYRKGQYLYEPKLPAKLGYEASGVVEAIGAGVDRAWLNKTASTVPSFELTRYGVYGEVAIVPAAALAEYPSTLSYEEGTSIWMQYITAYGALVHFGRITRGDFVLLTAASSSVGLAAIEIVKAEGAISIAATRTAAKKAELLALGADHVIVTGEEDLVTRVNEITGGKGARIVFDPVAGPGLEVLAKITAIGGTIFEYGGLDPKPTPYPLFTALGRGLTIKGYTLFEVITNPEAFPRAKQYIFDHIAAGDFKPRIDKVFPLSEIVAAHRYMESNAQIGKIVVTV, encoded by the coding sequence ATGTCCGCAGAAATCGGCAAGACCGCAAAGATCGTCCGGTTCCATCAGACCGGGGGAGCTGAAGTTCTCCAGCTTGATGAGCTCGCCGTACCTGAACCCGGTGAAGGCGAGGTCCGTCTCCGCGTCAAAGCCATCGGACTGAACCGCGCCGAGGTGATGTACCGGAAGGGCCAATATCTCTACGAGCCAAAGCTCCCCGCCAAACTAGGCTACGAGGCTTCCGGCGTTGTCGAAGCCATCGGTGCAGGCGTCGATCGCGCGTGGCTGAACAAGACCGCCAGCACCGTTCCCTCTTTCGAACTTACCCGATACGGCGTCTATGGTGAGGTCGCCATCGTTCCCGCGGCCGCACTCGCCGAGTATCCCTCCACGCTCTCCTATGAGGAAGGGACCTCGATCTGGATGCAGTACATCACCGCCTATGGCGCGCTCGTCCACTTCGGCAGAATCACTCGCGGCGACTTCGTTCTGCTCACTGCGGCCAGCAGCAGCGTTGGCCTCGCCGCTATTGAAATAGTGAAGGCCGAAGGCGCCATCAGCATCGCTGCCACCCGCACCGCAGCCAAGAAAGCCGAGTTGCTCGCGCTCGGCGCGGACCACGTCATCGTCACCGGCGAAGAAGATCTTGTCACGCGCGTGAATGAGATCACCGGCGGCAAAGGCGCGCGCATTGTCTTCGATCCTGTTGCCGGGCCAGGACTGGAGGTTCTCGCTAAAATCACCGCCATCGGCGGAACCATCTTCGAGTATGGAGGCCTTGATCCGAAGCCGACACCTTACCCGCTGTTTACTGCCCTGGGCCGCGGTCTGACCATCAAGGGATACACACTGTTCGAGGTCATCACCAACCCCGAAGCCTTTCCCAGGGCCAAGCAGTATATCTTCGATCACATCGCGGCGGGAGACTTCAAACCGCGTATCGACAAGGTCTTTCCTCTTAGCGAAATAGTCGCCGCCCACCGCTACATGGAGTCCAACGCGCAGATCGGCAAGATCGTCGTTACTGTCTGA